Genomic DNA from Flavobacterium sp. N502540:
ACTCCGTAGGGCGGGCGGAAAAAGTTTATTCTTTTGGAGGTGTATTTTTCTAAAAGAGCGTCTGTTTTCTGAATTTCGGCTGTGATTTGTTTAGCATTATAAAAATCAAAAAAAGAAGAATGGCTGTATGAATGATTGCCAACCAAATGTCCTTCTGCTATAATTTGTTGTACGATTTCAGGATGAGTTTCGATGTTTTTTCCGATGCAGAAAAAAGTAGCTTTGACTTCATATTTCTTTAAAAGAGCCAAAACTTCCGGAGTAAAAATAGAGGGTCCGTCATCAAAAGTAATTGCAATTTTCTTTTGGGTTTCTGAGGAATTATTGCAGTAAGCTTTTACGTGATAGTTAGAAGAAATTACAGCAGAGCCCACAGCATTTACGCCTAACCAAATTAAAACAATTGCGATAAACCACGCTCCGTTAATTGCTGTATAGAGATTCAGAAGAAGCAGTAGCAGCAATACAAAGAGAAAGAATAACGAAATGTTTTTATGCGTTATCATTTTGAAAGTAACGTAAAACTATGGTTTTTTCCGTTGAGCTGATTGTACAATAAAATCGTATTGTAAGCCGGTCTTTCGACTGAATTTACTTTTATAATTTCAGGGATTTCCTGAGTTTTTAAAATTTTAGACGCCATCCATAAAGCAAAAGCCGAAGCTGTATCGTATTCACCACTCAAATGTTTGTAATACAATTGCGGAGTTTGAGCGAAGTCCTTTTGGGTTAGATTTTTATAATAATTTTCAAAATCTGCATTACCGTCAAATCCTAAAATCAAGGCATCAACATCTGAAATTTCTAATTGATTGGATTTCAAAAAGGATCTGATTTCTGCTTCAATTTCATTTTCTTCCAGAGTATTTACTATGGCAATGTCCAGAACTTCAGCATAGGTAGTTTCTTTTCGTTCATTTTCTAAAACAAAAAAACTGGCACCTTCTCCATAAACGGCACCGCTTGTAGTAGAATCTAAAAGGTTGTAGGGTTGCTGATCGTCTGGTTTGATACGTCCTGACAATTTAAAAAGTGCAGTAGTATAATCGCCATTTTCATCGACACCGCCCACAAGAACAGACTGTACTTCGTCTTCCTCAATTTGCATTTTAGCATCTAAAAGTGCCGATTCAAAAGAGACAGCTCCATTGACATAGGTAAAATTATAACCGTTGCATTTTTGCAACAACGCAATTTGAGCGCCAACCGTATTATGAGTCGATTGAATGAATGAAGTTGGTGTTAAGAATTGTTCATCATTATCGAGGATATTGGTCAGGAATTTTTCAGAATCTTCAATACATCCTAATCCTGTTCCGGTAATAATGGCATCCACATTTTCGAGTTGTGCATCTTTCATGGCAATTGCCGAGGCCACGATTCCGTTTTTTACACCTTTTGCCATTCTTCTTATGGCAGCAGGAGAAATATAATCCTTGTAAACCGGCGGAACGATTTTAAGCACATTCTCGTTGAGGTTGTGTGTGGCTTCTTCTAAAAAAACAGTATCAAATGTTTTTTGAGTCGAAATACAACCTATTCCATTTATATATGTTTTTTTTAATTGCATTTTGAAAAGATAAGGGTGGAACAGTTTCCTCCAAACCCAAAAGAGTTTGATAAAACGTGTTCAATTTTTTTATTCTTTAAAGTTGTTTGCGGTTTTAAGTCAAACTCTTCCATTGGTGTTTCAAAATTCAGATTGGGGTAAACCACATTATTCTGAATCGCCAGAACGCTGTAAACAGCTTCAATGGCGGCAGCAGCTGCCAAAGTATGTCCTGTATAAGGTTTTGTCGAACTAAAATCGGGTACTTTTTCATCACCGTAAATTCGAAGTATAGCTCTTCCTTCAGACAAATCATTGTTTGGAGTGGCTGTTCCGTGAACGTTGATATAGTCAATTTCACTTGGTTTTAAACCCGAAATGTCAAAGGCTTTTTTCATGGCCAGGTAAGCACCGTCTCCATTTTCTGAAGAAGCCGTTTGATGAAAAGCATCATTGGCATTGCCATAACCTGACACACGGGCCAGAACTTTTTTGTTTTGTTTCTGAACGACTTCATCAGATTCTAAAACCAGAAAAGCAGCTGCTTCACCCAGATTTAGTCCTTTTCGGTTGTTGTCGAAGGGTTTGTTGTATTCGTCAGATAAAATCATGAGGGTTTTGAATCCGTTGATTGTAAATTTTGCCAGAGCGTCGGTTCCGCCTACAATTACGCGGTCCAGTTTTCCGGATTTTATAAGTCTTGCCCCCAGCATAATTGCGTTTGCTGCCGATGAGCAAGCCGTGCTTATAGTGGTTACAATCCCCTTTAATCCCAGTTCTTCTGCAATTTTTTCGGCTACATCGCCGGCATCATGACAAGTAATGTATTTGACAAGTTCAGGATGTTTGAAATAATCGTAATAATGCTTTTCGGTCATATCCATCCCACCCACGCTTGTCGCCGAAATGAGTCCGGTTCTGAATTCGTTTATCGCCGTAATTCCGGCATTTTGAACAGCTTGTTTCGCTGCAAAAGTGCCAATCATCGCAGTTCTCGAAAAGTTATTATCGGGAGTAAGGTCTAATTCCTGAACCAATTCATCATTGGTTTTTTTAATTTCCCCTACCTTATTTATAGCAGCGTGAATCGTTTCGATGTTTTCGATTCGCGTTACCGCAACTTTATTTTCGATTAACGAAATGTAATTTTCTTCGACTGAATTTCCAATCGAGGAGATAATTCCCATTCCGGTTATTGCAACACCTTTCATTTTTAGACTTGCTTAGATTAATGGATATTAGACTTGCTTAGATTGTTAGATATTAGACTTCTTAGATTTTGAGGGTTCTAGGTTTTAGAGAATTTTACCTAAGTAGTCTAAAGATCTAAGAAAGTCTAAGCAGTCTATTTAGTTCTGTTAGCGCTAATGTACGCCGCCATAGTTTCGATGGATTGAAAAATGGTTTTTCCTTCTTTCGGGTCTACCAGTTTAATTCCGTAATCTTTATCCAGAATCACGATCAATTCAAGCGCATCAATGGAGTCTAAACCTAAACCATCTCCAAACAAAGGATCGTTATCTGCAATATCTTCGATCGCGATATCTTCAAGGTTTAAAGTAGTAATGATTTTGTTTTTTAATTCTTCTTTTAATGCTTCCATGATTATTTATTGTATAATGTATTGATAGTTTCGTTGGTATATTTTGTGTTTTCTTCCTTGCTAATTGTGCAAAGGAACGCCTTGTAATCGTCATTAAAATATTCTACCCAGCCACAAAGAACTATATCGGCTTTATCTGTATTCAGGAGAATAGCAGAATAATTGGATATAAATTCAGTGTTAAAGGCATCAAATATAAAGAAAGAATTTTCACTTTTCAGCTGATGACGGATACTTATTTCGCCCAGACAAATATTTGGCAGGGTATAAACAAAAACTGCCGGACTCGGAAAGTAGTTTTCTTTGTCGGAAATAGATTCCTGATACTTAACATCGGTATCTAGACTTGAGGATTTGTTGGCCAGAACCAAGGCAATATTGTTCTCTTTTTCATCAGAAGTTATCGGACTCAAAAGCAATTCGGCTCCTAAAAAAGCAAGTTTACTCAAAGCATCCATTTTGAAAAACTTCGGGTATTGAATATCAAAATTGCGATAGGCCTGTTTAGAGAAATCACTAAAATTAGTTGGTTCAATTTTGAATACCGAAGTTCCGTTCAAAACAATTTCGTTGTTTTCGATGGTACAATAGGATTGTATATGAGTTTTGTTTGGATTCATTGTTTTAATTTAACACTAATTGCACAAATTAGTACGAATTGATTTTGGGGTTAAATTACACTAATTAATCTGTGAAAATTAGTGCAATTCGTGGCTAATCATTTTTTACTTTTTCAAATATCACCGCCGTATTACAACCCCCAAATCCGGAAGCTGTTTTCAGGAAAAAATCAATTGTCTTTTCTTCATTTTTCTCAATAACATTTATTGATTCACTTACGCCTATTTCATCAAAACCTTTTGATTCGAAAAGTATATTTTGATTAGCAGATTCAATGGCAATTACAGTTTCTAACAATCCCGAAGCGCCTAAGGTATGACCGTAAAATCCTTTCAGACTATTGACTGGGGCATTTTGCAGACTTAAACGATTTAAAGCGATCGCTTCCATTTCGTCGTTGAAAGGCGTTGCGGTTCCGTGTGCTGAAATATAATCGATTTTGTCAGCTTCAATTTGAGCTTCTTTCAAAGCATTTTGAATACTTCTGAACAAACCTTCACCGGTTCTTGAAGGACCAGAAATATGATTGGCATCGTTTATCGAACTGTCTCCGATAACTTTTATTTTGGCATTTGCAGTTTCGGCGGTAACTAACACTGCGGCCGTCGCCTCCCCCAAGCTTACACCAGTTCTGTTTTTAGAATACGGTTTGCAAGGCAAGTCGCTCATGGCCTGAAAAGCATTAAAACCGGACAAAACAAATTCTGAAACTTCGTCACCCGCCACGACAAAAGCATGGTCATAAAGACCTGACTGAATCATTCTTTTGGCAACAGAAATGGCTAAAACTCCGGATACACAAGCATTCGAAACCACAATAGGTTGGGTTTGAAATCCGAAAAAAGTGGCAACATTTTTTGCCAAAATATCTAAATGTGCATTAGCAAAACTGTCAACAGAATTATCTTTTAAAGCTGTTACATTTCCTTTTG
This window encodes:
- a CDS encoding polysaccharide deacetylase family protein, producing the protein MITHKNISLFFLFVLLLLLLLNLYTAINGAWFIAIVLIWLGVNAVGSAVISSNYHVKAYCNNSSETQKKIAITFDDGPSIFTPEVLALLKKYEVKATFFCIGKNIETHPEIVQQIIAEGHLVGNHSYSHSSFFDFYNAKQITAEIQKTDALLEKYTSKRINFFRPPYGVTTPSIRRALKRTGHKVIGWNIRSLDGGTTNQSLIFNRIIKHISPGGIVLLHDTGAHSVLVLEQFLQFLQQNNYKVISTEELLNLNPYEN
- a CDS encoding beta-ketoacyl synthase N-terminal-like domain-containing protein, which translates into the protein MQLKKTYINGIGCISTQKTFDTVFLEEATHNLNENVLKIVPPVYKDYISPAAIRRMAKGVKNGIVASAIAMKDAQLENVDAIITGTGLGCIEDSEKFLTNILDNDEQFLTPTSFIQSTHNTVGAQIALLQKCNGYNFTYVNGAVSFESALLDAKMQIEEDEVQSVLVGGVDENGDYTTALFKLSGRIKPDDQQPYNLLDSTTSGAVYGEGASFFVLENERKETTYAEVLDIAIVNTLEENEIEAEIRSFLKSNQLEISDVDALILGFDGNADFENYYKNLTQKDFAQTPQLYYKHLSGEYDTASAFALWMASKILKTQEIPEIIKVNSVERPAYNTILLYNQLNGKNHSFTLLSK
- a CDS encoding beta-ketoacyl-[acyl-carrier-protein] synthase family protein, with the protein product MKGVAITGMGIISSIGNSVEENYISLIENKVAVTRIENIETIHAAINKVGEIKKTNDELVQELDLTPDNNFSRTAMIGTFAAKQAVQNAGITAINEFRTGLISATSVGGMDMTEKHYYDYFKHPELVKYITCHDAGDVAEKIAEELGLKGIVTTISTACSSAANAIMLGARLIKSGKLDRVIVGGTDALAKFTINGFKTLMILSDEYNKPFDNNRKGLNLGEAAAFLVLESDEVVQKQNKKVLARVSGYGNANDAFHQTASSENGDGAYLAMKKAFDISGLKPSEIDYINVHGTATPNNDLSEGRAILRIYGDEKVPDFSSTKPYTGHTLAAAAAIEAVYSVLAIQNNVVYPNLNFETPMEEFDLKPQTTLKNKKIEHVLSNSFGFGGNCSTLIFSKCN
- a CDS encoding phosphopantetheine-binding protein, which encodes MEALKEELKNKIITTLNLEDIAIEDIADNDPLFGDGLGLDSIDALELIVILDKDYGIKLVDPKEGKTIFQSIETMAAYISANRTK
- a CDS encoding 3-oxoacyl-ACP synthase — its product is MNPNKTHIQSYCTIENNEIVLNGTSVFKIEPTNFSDFSKQAYRNFDIQYPKFFKMDALSKLAFLGAELLLSPITSDEKENNIALVLANKSSSLDTDVKYQESISDKENYFPSPAVFVYTLPNICLGEISIRHQLKSENSFFIFDAFNTEFISNYSAILLNTDKADIVLCGWVEYFNDDYKAFLCTISKEENTKYTNETINTLYNK
- a CDS encoding beta-ketoacyl-[acyl-carrier-protein] synthase family protein → MLKEIYITQTNCITPLGFDVESNVEAILRGNSGIQLHNDISLMPNSFYASIISDEKIKSAFAKISSETKYSRLEKMMILALEPIIKNSRVELNSKTAFILSTTKGNVTALKDNSVDSFANAHLDILAKNVATFFGFQTQPIVVSNACVSGVLAISVAKRMIQSGLYDHAFVVAGDEVSEFVLSGFNAFQAMSDLPCKPYSKNRTGVSLGEATAAVLVTAETANAKIKVIGDSSINDANHISGPSRTGEGLFRSIQNALKEAQIEADKIDYISAHGTATPFNDEMEAIALNRLSLQNAPVNSLKGFYGHTLGASGLLETVIAIESANQNILFESKGFDEIGVSESINVIEKNEEKTIDFFLKTASGFGGCNTAVIFEKVKND